One window from the genome of Nitrospira sp. encodes:
- a CDS encoding glycosyltransferase family 2 protein, with product MQGPVLSIIVPTFNERDNIPRLVEALDVGLIGVEWELIVVDDDSPDQTAAVVRAQACANHRVRCLHRIGRRGLSSACIEGMLSSSAPVVAVMDGDLQHDERLLPDMLKAVLQDGYDIVIGSRYMAGGSIGEWDGMRAFTSRWATRLSRPLVPAGLTDPMSGFFAMRREVFDRVVRRTSGMGFKLLLDVLASSPRPLRFLELPYEFRLRQAGESKLDSQVAWDYVMLLLDKSIGRFVPVRLVTFCLVGGSGVLIHFSVLWVLYRWLAMPFAWGQGVATLLAMTSNFILNNVITYRDQRLRGWQWLRGWVSFVLACSLGAVGNVGVASYLFTQQFHWGLSALAGILVGTVWNYAVTSSYTWNVKAR from the coding sequence GTGCAAGGACCTGTCCTTTCCATCATCGTTCCGACATTTAACGAACGGGACAATATCCCCCGGCTAGTGGAGGCCCTGGACGTCGGCCTGATTGGGGTCGAGTGGGAACTTATCGTTGTCGATGACGACTCTCCGGATCAGACTGCCGCAGTCGTGCGCGCGCAGGCCTGTGCTAACCATCGGGTACGTTGTCTCCATCGGATCGGACGCCGAGGGTTGTCCTCAGCTTGTATTGAAGGGATGTTGTCGAGTTCCGCACCGGTCGTGGCCGTGATGGACGGTGACCTTCAGCACGACGAGCGATTGCTTCCCGACATGCTCAAGGCCGTATTGCAGGATGGGTACGACATCGTGATCGGGAGCCGGTACATGGCGGGTGGCAGCATCGGCGAGTGGGACGGCATGCGGGCCTTCACCAGTCGGTGGGCTACGCGATTGAGTCGCCCACTGGTGCCTGCCGGATTGACGGACCCGATGAGCGGATTTTTTGCCATGCGCAGAGAGGTGTTCGACCGGGTGGTCAGACGGACGTCCGGGATGGGTTTTAAACTCCTGCTGGATGTGTTGGCCTCGTCACCGCGGCCGTTGCGGTTCCTAGAACTACCGTATGAATTCAGGTTGAGACAAGCCGGGGAAAGCAAGCTCGATAGTCAGGTGGCGTGGGATTACGTCATGCTGCTGCTTGATAAGTCCATCGGCCGGTTTGTGCCTGTGCGCCTGGTGACATTTTGCCTCGTGGGGGGCTCCGGCGTCCTGATCCACTTCAGTGTGCTGTGGGTGTTGTATCGCTGGTTGGCGATGCCCTTTGCCTGGGGCCAGGGTGTTGCCACCTTGCTCGCGATGACGAGTAATTTCATCTTGAACAACGTGATTACCTATCGGGACCAGCGGCTACGAGGGTGGCAGTGGTTGCGAGGGTGGGTATCGTTTGTTCTGGCGTGTAGTCTTGGCGCTGTCGGAAATGTGGGGGTCGCGTCCTATCTGTTCACTCAGCAATTTCATTGGGGATTGTCCGCCCTGGCAGGCATTCTTGTGGGGACGGTATGGAATTATGCCGTCACCTCGTCCTACACCTGGAACGTCAAGGCCCGGTGA
- a CDS encoding DUF3393 domain-containing protein, whose translation MPLRRMPLLLLSLSIPALFSGCETTDKMLGAAERAVGSSTGRTVLDIVGGKDPAEIARRRVENYGRDPQALLRDLRSIQRDFQALMAALTGEVGKKWGTKEVKLPEQKKYVKYTQNYRSRAIVDFDAGNILIETLDEKDPRASLKNAVVTTLLTPNDPRSVDLFTDKEITLTSEKEPYLLGLVLDQSGKPVRTPAEAEQFADTLLSKSTTTRKVEQEEGPKTAHMVNISMVTNFSHKQAEKYRAVVGQFAERYQISPSLVFAIIRTESNFNPFAVSSAPAYGLMQLVPTSGGRDAYRKAKGEDKAPSRDYLFDPDNNIELGTAYLNVLTYAQLDDVTDLVSREYCVISAYNTGAGNVFKTFSKDQRNALQQINGLQPAALYDRLRTGLPYQETRDYLAKVVGFRKQFVSLGETAAK comes from the coding sequence ATGCCTCTTCGACGAATGCCCCTCCTGCTGCTGAGTCTCTCCATCCCTGCCCTCTTTTCGGGCTGCGAAACAACCGACAAAATGCTCGGCGCCGCCGAACGGGCTGTCGGCAGCAGCACAGGAAGAACCGTCCTGGATATCGTCGGCGGCAAGGATCCGGCTGAAATCGCCAGGCGGCGCGTCGAGAATTATGGACGGGACCCCCAAGCCCTGTTGCGGGACCTTCGCTCGATCCAGCGGGACTTCCAAGCGCTCATGGCGGCGTTGACCGGAGAAGTCGGGAAAAAGTGGGGCACCAAGGAAGTGAAACTGCCCGAGCAGAAGAAATATGTGAAATACACGCAGAATTACCGCAGTCGCGCCATCGTGGATTTCGATGCGGGCAATATCCTGATCGAGACGCTTGACGAGAAAGATCCGCGGGCCAGCCTGAAGAATGCCGTCGTCACCACCCTCCTCACTCCCAACGATCCTCGGAGCGTCGATCTATTTACGGATAAAGAAATCACCCTGACCAGCGAGAAGGAACCGTATCTCCTGGGCCTCGTGTTGGACCAGTCCGGCAAGCCCGTGCGCACCCCTGCGGAGGCGGAGCAGTTCGCCGACACACTCCTCTCCAAGAGCACGACCACCCGGAAGGTCGAGCAAGAAGAGGGACCGAAAACCGCTCACATGGTCAACATCTCGATGGTCACGAATTTCTCGCATAAACAGGCGGAGAAATACCGCGCAGTCGTCGGACAGTTTGCGGAGCGCTACCAGATCAGTCCCAGCCTTGTCTTTGCCATTATCCGCACCGAGAGTAACTTCAATCCCTTTGCCGTCAGTTCTGCGCCGGCGTACGGATTGATGCAATTGGTCCCCACCAGCGGAGGACGGGATGCGTACCGCAAAGCAAAAGGTGAGGACAAGGCGCCCTCGCGCGACTACCTCTTCGATCCGGACAACAACATCGAATTGGGCACGGCCTATCTTAACGTGCTGACGTACGCCCAATTGGACGATGTCACCGACCTGGTCTCGCGTGAATACTGCGTGATCTCAGCCTATAACACCGGCGCCGGCAACGTGTTCAAGACATTTTCCAAGGACCAACGGAACGCGTTGCAGCAGATCAACGGATTGCAACCGGCCGCACTCTATGACCGCCTCCGTACCGGACTCCCCTATCAGGAGACCCGCGACTATCTCGCGAAGGTCGTCGGGTTTCGAAAGCAATTTGTGAGTCTCGGCGAGACTGCCGCCAAATAA
- a CDS encoding ABC transporter substrate-binding protein encodes MNQRFIGLSHPCPSISRSVRGLILCLLAVMLVVSSHAASSWAEQTPTEVVERTMKDMLYILTELKDASRSAQRQWEIEQVVRRVFNYEEMAGRSLGETGIKSNAAERRQFVRLFVQVLRDDLADHLRDYSAAQVVFLAEGTGADGAQVMIAPAGEEVDTRIEFEVVRRSGAWLVNDISIDGASIMAKYQAQFTRILREGSFSDLMEYLTQKAVIA; translated from the coding sequence ATGAACCAGAGATTTATCGGCCTGAGCCATCCTTGTCCCTCGATTTCGAGGTCCGTCCGGGGCTTGATACTGTGTCTGCTCGCTGTGATGTTGGTGGTATCCAGCCATGCCGCCTCTTCGTGGGCAGAACAGACGCCGACGGAGGTCGTCGAGCGCACGATGAAGGACATGTTGTATATCCTGACGGAGTTGAAAGATGCGAGCCGCTCTGCGCAGCGTCAGTGGGAAATTGAGCAGGTGGTTCGGCGGGTCTTCAACTATGAAGAAATGGCCGGACGGTCGCTGGGCGAGACCGGGATCAAGTCGAATGCCGCAGAGCGACGGCAGTTTGTGCGGCTCTTTGTGCAGGTGTTACGCGACGATCTGGCGGATCATCTGCGAGATTATTCTGCGGCCCAAGTGGTCTTTCTCGCTGAAGGAACCGGTGCAGACGGGGCACAGGTCATGATTGCGCCTGCCGGCGAGGAAGTCGACACACGGATCGAATTTGAAGTAGTTCGGCGATCCGGAGCTTGGCTTGTTAATGATATCAGCATCGACGGCGCCAGCATCATGGCGAAGTATCAGGCGCAGTTTACGCGTATCCTTCGCGAGGGCTCTTTTTCCGATCTCATGGAATACCTCACACAGAAGGCAGTCATTGCCTAA
- a CDS encoding response regulator transcription factor, with protein MDILGLVRKVKASLSTIRIIALHGIEDSRGGLDALSSGIDGMVLTTQPGVVLLAVIEYLCRRPAIAARCLPCDTSAWERSGSTSGLEDPMPIPPDWSEDLTKREHDIIALIGEGLSNKDIACRLNICSTTVRHHLTSIFGKLDVHSRQQLLIRAHKYGLVKLHANGTTTRAHVVGVRSSPSESVGTLPPSAAT; from the coding sequence ATGGACATCCTCGGGCTGGTTCGAAAGGTGAAGGCGTCGCTTTCGACCATACGAATCATCGCCCTGCATGGAATTGAAGACAGCCGCGGCGGGCTGGACGCCTTGTCGTCCGGAATAGACGGCATGGTGTTGACCACCCAGCCGGGAGTCGTGCTGCTTGCCGTCATCGAATATCTCTGTCGGCGTCCGGCGATCGCGGCGCGCTGTCTTCCTTGCGACACAAGCGCGTGGGAGAGAAGCGGCTCAACCAGCGGCCTCGAGGACCCGATGCCAATTCCGCCGGATTGGTCCGAGGACCTCACAAAACGTGAGCATGACATCATCGCCTTGATCGGAGAGGGCCTGTCCAATAAAGACATCGCCTGCCGCCTCAACATTTGCAGCACGACCGTGCGCCATCACCTCACCAGCATTTTCGGCAAACTCGATGTGCACAGCCGCCAGCAACTCTTGATTCGAGCACACAAATACGGCCTGGTCAAACTCCACGCGAACGGGACAACCACTCGCGCACACGTTGTGGGGGTTCGGAGCAGTCCGTCCGAGAGCGTCGGAACGCTCCCTCCGTCGGCGGCCACTTAA